The Homo sapiens chromosome 5, GRCh38.p14 Primary Assembly genome includes a window with the following:
- the ECSCR gene encoding endothelial cell-specific chemotaxis regulator isoform 2 precursor (isoform 2 precursor is encoded by transcript variant 2), whose product MGTAGAMQLCWVILGFLLFRGHNSQPTMTQTSSSQGGLGGLSLTTEPVSSNPGYIPSSEANRPSHLSSTGTPGAGVPSSGRDGGTSRDTFQTVPPNSTTMSLSMREDATILPSPTSETVLTVAAFGVISFIVILVVVVIILVGVVSLRFKCRKSKESEDPQKPGSSGLSESCSTANGEKDSITLISMKNINMNNGKQSLSAEKI is encoded by the exons ATGGGCACCGCAGGAGCCATGCAGCTGTGCTGGGTGATCCTGGGCTTCCTCCTGTTCCGAG GCCACAACTCCCAGCCCACAATGACCCAGACCTCTAGCTCTCAGG GAGGCCTTGGCGGTCTAAGTCTGACCACAGAGCCAGTTTCTTCCAACCCAG GATACATCCCTTCCTCAGAGGCTAACAGGCCAAGCCATCTGTCCAGCACTGGTACCCCAG GCGCAGGTGTCCCCAGCAGTGGAAGAGACGGAGGCACAAGCAGAG ACACATTTCAAACTGTTCCCCCCAATTCAACCACCATGAGCCTGAGCATGAGGGAAGATGCGACCATCCTGCCCAGCCCCACGTCAGAGACTGTGCTCACTGTGGCTGCATTTG GTGTTATCAGCTTCATTGTCATCCTGGTGGTTGTGGTGATCATCCTAGTTGGTGTGGTCAGCCTGAGGTTCAAGTGTCGGAAGAGCAAGGAGTCTGAAG ATCCCCAGAAACCTGGGAGTTCAGGGCTGTCTGAAAG CTGCTCCACAGCCAATGGAGAGAAAGACAGCATCACCCTTATCTCCATGAAGAACATCAACATGAATAATGGCAAACAAAGTCTCTCAGCAGAGAAG ATCTAA
- the ECSCR gene encoding endothelial cell-specific chemotaxis regulator isoform 1 precursor (isoform 1 precursor is encoded by transcript variant 1), translating into MGTAGAMQLCWVILGFLLFRGHNSQPTMTQTSSSQGGLGGLSLTTEPVSSNPGYIPSSEANRPSHLSSTGTPGAGVPSSGRDGGTSRDTFQTVPPNSTTMSLSMREDATILPSPTSETVLTVAAFGVISFIVILVVVVIILVGVVSLRFKCRKSKESEDPQKPGSSGLSESCSTANGEKDSITLISMKNINMNNGKQSLSAEKVL; encoded by the exons ATGGGCACCGCAGGAGCCATGCAGCTGTGCTGGGTGATCCTGGGCTTCCTCCTGTTCCGAG GCCACAACTCCCAGCCCACAATGACCCAGACCTCTAGCTCTCAGG GAGGCCTTGGCGGTCTAAGTCTGACCACAGAGCCAGTTTCTTCCAACCCAG GATACATCCCTTCCTCAGAGGCTAACAGGCCAAGCCATCTGTCCAGCACTGGTACCCCAG GCGCAGGTGTCCCCAGCAGTGGAAGAGACGGAGGCACAAGCAGAG ACACATTTCAAACTGTTCCCCCCAATTCAACCACCATGAGCCTGAGCATGAGGGAAGATGCGACCATCCTGCCCAGCCCCACGTCAGAGACTGTGCTCACTGTGGCTGCATTTG GTGTTATCAGCTTCATTGTCATCCTGGTGGTTGTGGTGATCATCCTAGTTGGTGTGGTCAGCCTGAGGTTCAAGTGTCGGAAGAGCAAGGAGTCTGAAG ATCCCCAGAAACCTGGGAGTTCAGGGCTGTCTGAAAG CTGCTCCACAGCCAATGGAGAGAAAGACAGCATCACCCTTATCTCCATGAAGAACATCAACATGAATAATGGCAAACAAAGTCTCTCAGCAGAGAAG GTTCTTTAA
- the SMIM33 gene encoding small integral membrane protein 33 → MHQAGHYSWPSPAVNSSSEQEPQRQLPEVLSGTWEQPRVDGLPVVTVIVAVFVLLAVCIIVAVHFGPRLHQGHATLPTEPPTPKPDGGIYLIHWRVLGPQDSPEEAPPGPLVPGSCPAPDGPRPSIDEVTCL, encoded by the exons ATGCACCAG GCTGGCCACTACTCCTGGCCTTCTCCAGCTGTGAACAGTTCATCAGAGCAGGAGCCCCAGAGGCAGCTTCCGGAGGTGCTAAGTGGCACCTGGGAACAACCTCGAGTTGACGGGCTGCCTGTGGTCACCGTCATTGTCGCTGTCTTTGTTCTGCTGGCAGTCTGCATCATAGTGGCAGTCCATTTTGGGCCAAGGCTGCACCAGGGCCATGCCACTCTCCCTACAGAGCCACCGACCCCAAAGCCAGATGGTGGCATCTACCTCATCCACTGGCGGGTGCTGGGCCCCCAAGACAGTCCTGAAGAAGCACCACCGGGCCCTCTTGTCCCTGGCTCCTGCCCTGCGCCAGATGGACCCAGGCCCAGCATCGATGAAGTCACTTGTCTGTAG
- the STING1 gene encoding stimulator of interferon genes protein isoform 3 precursor (isoform 3 precursor is encoded by transcript variant 3), translating to MLALLGLSQALNILLGLKGLAPAEISAVCEKGNFNVAHGLAWSYYIGYLRLILPELQARIRTYNQHYNNLLRGAVSQRLYILLPLDCGVPDNLSMADPNIRFLDKLPQQTGDHAGIKDRVYSNSIYELLENGQRAGTCVLEYATPLQTLFAMSQYSQAGFSREDRLEQAKLFCRTLEDILADAPESQNNCRLIAYQEPADDSSFSLSQEVLRHLRQEEKEEVTVGSLKTSAVPSTSTMSQEPELLISGMEKPLPLRTDFS from the exons ATGCTTGCCCTCCTGGGCCTCTCGCAGGCACTGAACATCCTCCTGGGCCTCAAG GGCCTGGCCCCAGCTGAGATCTCTGCAGTGTGTGAAAAAGGGAATTTCAACGTGGCCCATGGGCTGGCATGGTCATATTACATCGGATATCTGCGGCTGATCCTGCCAG AGCTCCAGGCCCGGATTCGAACTTACAATCAGCATTACAACAACCTGCTACGGGGTGCAGTGAGCCAGCGGCTGTATATTCTCCTCCCATTGGACTGTGGGGTGCCTGATAACCTGAGTATGGCTGACCCCAACATTCGCTTCCTGGATAAACTGCCCCAGCAGACCGGTGACCATGCTGGCATCAAGGATCGGGTTTACAGCAACAGCATCTATGAGCTTCTGGAGAACGGGCAGCGG GCGGGCACCTGTGTCCTGGAGTACGCCACCCCCTTGCAGACTTTGTTTGCCATGTCACAATACAGTCAAGCTGGCTTTAGCCGGGAGGATAGGCTTGAGCAGGCCAAACTCTTCTGCCGGACACTTGAGGACATCCTGGCAGATGCCCCTGAGTCTCAGAACAACTGCCGCCTCATTGCCTACCAGG AACCTGCAGATGACAGCAGCTTCTCGCTGTCCCAGGAGGTTCTCCGGCACCTGCggcaggaggaaaaggaagaggttaCTGTGGGCAGCTTGAAGACCTCAGCGGTGCCCAGTACCTCCACGATGTCCCAAGAGCCTGAGCTCCTCATCAGTGGAATGGAAAAGCCCCTCCCTCTCCGCACGGATTTCTCTTGA
- the STING1 gene encoding stimulator of interferon genes protein isoform 1 (isoform 1 is encoded by transcript variant 1) gives MPHSSLHPSIPCPRGHGAQKAALVLLSACLVTLWGLGEPPEHTLRYLVLHLASLQLGLLLNGVCSLAEELRHIHSRYRGSYWRTVRACLGCPLRRGALLLLSIYFYYSLPNAVGPPFTWMLALLGLSQALNILLGLKGLAPAEISAVCEKGNFNVAHGLAWSYYIGYLRLILPELQARIRTYNQHYNNLLRGAVSQRLYILLPLDCGVPDNLSMADPNIRFLDKLPQQTGDHAGIKDRVYSNSIYELLENGQRAGTCVLEYATPLQTLFAMSQYSQAGFSREDRLEQAKLFCRTLEDILADAPESQNNCRLIAYQEPADDSSFSLSQEVLRHLRQEEKEEVTVGSLKTSAVPSTSTMSQEPELLISGMEKPLPLRTDFS, from the exons ATGCCCCACTCCAGCCTGCATCCATCCATCCCGTGTCCCAGGGGTCACGGGGCCCAGAAGGCAGCCTTGGTTCTGCTGAGTGCCTGCCTGGTGACCCTTTGGGGGCTAGGAGAGCCACCAGAGCACACTCTCCGGTACCTGGTGCTCCACCTAGCCTCCCTGCAGCTGGGACTGCTGTTAAACGGGGTCTGCAGCCTGGCTGAGGAGCTGCGCCACATCCACTCCAG GTACCGGGGCAGCTACTGGAGGACTGTGCGGGCCTGCCTGGGCTGCCCCCTCCGCCGTGGGGCCCTGTTGCTGCTGTCCATCTATTTCTACTACTCCCTCCCAAATGCGGTCGGCCCGCCCTTCACTTGGATGCTTGCCCTCCTGGGCCTCTCGCAGGCACTGAACATCCTCCTGGGCCTCAAG GGCCTGGCCCCAGCTGAGATCTCTGCAGTGTGTGAAAAAGGGAATTTCAACGTGGCCCATGGGCTGGCATGGTCATATTACATCGGATATCTGCGGCTGATCCTGCCAG AGCTCCAGGCCCGGATTCGAACTTACAATCAGCATTACAACAACCTGCTACGGGGTGCAGTGAGCCAGCGGCTGTATATTCTCCTCCCATTGGACTGTGGGGTGCCTGATAACCTGAGTATGGCTGACCCCAACATTCGCTTCCTGGATAAACTGCCCCAGCAGACCGGTGACCATGCTGGCATCAAGGATCGGGTTTACAGCAACAGCATCTATGAGCTTCTGGAGAACGGGCAGCGG GCGGGCACCTGTGTCCTGGAGTACGCCACCCCCTTGCAGACTTTGTTTGCCATGTCACAATACAGTCAAGCTGGCTTTAGCCGGGAGGATAGGCTTGAGCAGGCCAAACTCTTCTGCCGGACACTTGAGGACATCCTGGCAGATGCCCCTGAGTCTCAGAACAACTGCCGCCTCATTGCCTACCAGG AACCTGCAGATGACAGCAGCTTCTCGCTGTCCCAGGAGGTTCTCCGGCACCTGCggcaggaggaaaaggaagaggttaCTGTGGGCAGCTTGAAGACCTCAGCGGTGCCCAGTACCTCCACGATGTCCCAAGAGCCTGAGCTCCTCATCAGTGGAATGGAAAAGCCCCTCCCTCTCCGCACGGATTTCTCTTGA
- the STING1 gene encoding stimulator of interferon genes protein isoform 2 (isoform 2 is encoded by transcript variant 2), translating to MPHSSLHPSIPCPRGHGAQKAALVLLSACLVTLWGLGEPPEHTLRYLVLHLASLQLGLLLNGVCSLAEELRHIHSRYRGSYWRTVRACLGCPLRRGALLLLSIYFYYSLPNAVGPPFTWMLALLGLSQALNILLGLKGLAPAEISAVCEKGNFNVAHGLAWSYYIGYLRLILPELQARIRTYNQHYNNLLRGAVSQRLYILLPLDCGVPDNLSMADPNIRFLDKLPQQTGDHAGIKDRVYSNSIYELLENGQRNLQMTAASRCPRRFSGTCGRRKRKRLLWAA from the exons ATGCCCCACTCCAGCCTGCATCCATCCATCCCGTGTCCCAGGGGTCACGGGGCCCAGAAGGCAGCCTTGGTTCTGCTGAGTGCCTGCCTGGTGACCCTTTGGGGGCTAGGAGAGCCACCAGAGCACACTCTCCGGTACCTGGTGCTCCACCTAGCCTCCCTGCAGCTGGGACTGCTGTTAAACGGGGTCTGCAGCCTGGCTGAGGAGCTGCGCCACATCCACTCCAG GTACCGGGGCAGCTACTGGAGGACTGTGCGGGCCTGCCTGGGCTGCCCCCTCCGCCGTGGGGCCCTGTTGCTGCTGTCCATCTATTTCTACTACTCCCTCCCAAATGCGGTCGGCCCGCCCTTCACTTGGATGCTTGCCCTCCTGGGCCTCTCGCAGGCACTGAACATCCTCCTGGGCCTCAAG GGCCTGGCCCCAGCTGAGATCTCTGCAGTGTGTGAAAAAGGGAATTTCAACGTGGCCCATGGGCTGGCATGGTCATATTACATCGGATATCTGCGGCTGATCCTGCCAG AGCTCCAGGCCCGGATTCGAACTTACAATCAGCATTACAACAACCTGCTACGGGGTGCAGTGAGCCAGCGGCTGTATATTCTCCTCCCATTGGACTGTGGGGTGCCTGATAACCTGAGTATGGCTGACCCCAACATTCGCTTCCTGGATAAACTGCCCCAGCAGACCGGTGACCATGCTGGCATCAAGGATCGGGTTTACAGCAACAGCATCTATGAGCTTCTGGAGAACGGGCAGCGG AACCTGCAGATGACAGCAGCTTCTCGCTGTCCCAGGAGGTTCTCCGGCACCTGCggcaggaggaaaaggaagaggttaCTGTGGGCAGCTTGA